The following DNA comes from Kitasatospora sp. NBC_01287.
AGCTCGCGCAGGAACGCGGCCTTCGCCGGCGAACCGGCCGCGGCCACCACCCGCTCGGCCCCCAGCTCCTTCGCCAGCTGCACGGCCAGGTGCCCGACGCCGCCCGCCGCGTTGGTGACCAGCACCGACGCGCCCGCCACCGGCCCACCCACCCGCAGCGCGGCCAGCGCCACCAGCCCGCCGTGCACCACGCCGAGCGCGTCGGCGGCGCTCACCTTCTCGGGCACCGGCGTGAGGGTCAGCGGTGAGGCGAGCAGCTGCTCGGCGTACGCCTCGGCCGCGACCCCGCCGACCCGCTCGCCCACCCGGTACCCCGTCACCCCGGCACCCAGCGCCGCGATCCGCCCGACGAAGCCGCCGCCGGGCGAGCCGGGCAGCGGCGGCTGCCCGGCCCCGCGCAGCTGCTTCAGCAGCATCAGGCTGACGCCGACCGCCTCGGTGCGGACCAGGATCTCGCCGGCCCCCGGCACCGGTGCGGCGACCTCGTCCAGCCGCAGGACCTCTGCGCCGCCGTAGCGGTGGAACCTGACCTTGCGCATGCCGCGCTCCCCCTTCGAAGAACCGTTGGTGCCCCCAACGATAACCCACATCATGGGGATCACCAACGATTTAGGATGTCCCCATGACCGAGACCCCGTTCTCCGACCTGCAGACCCTCCCCAGCTGGCAGTTGGGCCGAGCCGGCGCCCTGGCCCACCGCCTGGTCGCCGGAGCGCTCGCCGAGGAGGGGTGCCGGATGGGCCACCACGCGGTCCTCTGCGCGGTCGCCGAGTTCGGACCGGTGGCCCAGGCGGAGTTGGCGCGACGGGTGCGGATCGACCCGAAGGACATGGTCGGCGTGCTGCGGGAGCTGGGGGCCAAGGGGCTGGTGCTGCGGGAGAAGGATCCGCGGGACGCCCGGAAGAACGCGATCTCGCTCTCGCCCACCGGCGCCCGGCTGCTCACCCGCCTGGCGGCACTGGGCGCCCGGGCCAACGCGGAGCTGCTCGCGCCGCTGGCACCCGCGGAGCGGGAGCAGCTGCTGGCCCTGGTCGCCCGGCTGATCGAGGACCGCGCCTGAGGCGCCTCCACCACTCCGGCACTTCTGTCGATATCAAGTATCTTGACGTCAAGATAGATATCGGGCAGGCTGCTCCGTGATCACCAGAACCGGCAGGACCAGCAGGACCGGCAGGTCACGAGCGGAACGGGGGCGCGCCATGCGAGGGCGACACGGGCGGGCGGAGCGGGCAGAACAAGCGGGGCGGACGGGCGGACTGGTGGCGCAACTGCGGCGGCCGCCCGGCGGGCGGGACGCGCGGATCATGCTGCTCGCGCAGGGGCTCGACCGGGCGGGGACGGGGCTGTGGGCGGCCGCGTCGGTGCTGTACTTCACCTACGTCAGCCACCTGGACGCGCAGCGGGTGGGGCTGCTCCTGGGCCTGGCGGCGGTGGCGGGGATCGCCGGATCGCCGATCGCGGGGCGGCTGGCCGGTCGGTTCCCGGTGCGCGGACTGCTGATCGGCAGCCACCTGCTGCGGCTCGGGACCATGGGCCTGATGCTCGTGGCGCACGGCTTCGCGGCGCTGCTGCCCGTGGTGGCCCTCACCTGCCTGGCCGAGCGGGCGGCCAAGACCCTGGAGATGCTCTTCGCCACCCGGGTCGCGGGCGAGCAGCGGGGCACCTACCAGGCACTCTTCCGCACCGTGGCCAACGCCGGATACGCGGTCGGCGCGGGCCTGGCCGCGATCGGGCTGGCGGTGGGGACGCTCGACGCCTATCGGGCGCTGATCCTGGCCAACGCGCTCTCCTACGCGCTGGCCGCCGCCCTGATCCGGCGGACCCGGGAGCCGAGCGGGCCCGAGCGGGTGGTGGCCCGCTCCGAGGACGAGGGCACCGACGACCCGTCACCCGGGCCCAGCCCCTGGCGGGACCGCGGCTACCTGCTCTTCGTGCTGCTGGACATCCCGATGTGCCTGGACGACTCGGTGCTCAACGTGGGACTGCCGCTCTGGTTGGTGCACCACACCTCCGCGCCGCACGCCTTCGTACCGGCCTTCCTGGTGGTCAACACGGTGCTGGTGGTCGCCCTGCAACTGCGGGTCTCGGCGCGGACCGAGGGGCCGCGGCGGGCGGCGGGCGCGGTGGGACTGCTGGGCGTCACCATGCTCGCCTGCTGCGCGGCGCCGGCGTTCGGCAGCGGCGGCGGGACCTGGACGGCGGTGGCCGCCCTGCTGGTCGCGGCCGTGCTGGTGACGCTGGCCGAGCTGATGCGCTCGGTGAGCTCCTGGGAGTTGGCCGTCTCGCTGGCGCCCGCCAGGGCACGGGCCTCGTACCTCGGGGTGGCGGGCATGTCCCAGTCCATCCAGAAGTCGGCGGGGCCGCCGTTGCTGACCGGCGCGGTGCTGGCCGCGGGACCGGCCGGCTGGCTGGTCCTCGGGACGGCGGTGGCCGGACTCTCGCTGGTGCAGCGGCGGGCCTGCCTGCGGCGGCTGGCGGCCCTGGAGCCGGCGCCGGCCGGCGCGGCCGCGGCGGTGCCGACGCCGGCCGCCGCCCTCTCCTGACTCTCCGTCAGGAGCGCTGGCAGCGCGGGCACCAGAAGAGGTTGCGGGCCGCGTGCGCCTCGGTGCGCACCTCGGTGCCGCAGACCAGGCAGGCCTGCCCGGCCCGGCGGTACACGTAGACCTCGCCGCCGTGGTCGTCCACCCGGGGCGCGCGGCCCATCGCCTCGGGGGTGTGCTCGGGGCGCACCGTGTCGATCCGACCGACCTCGGCGCCCTCGCGCATCAGCTCCACCAGGTCGCGCCAGATCAGCTGCCACTGCGTCCGGCTCACCTCGCGTCCGGCCCGGTGCGGGTCGATGCCGTGCCGGAAGAGCACCTCCGCGCGGTAGACGTTGCCCACCCCGGCCAGCACCTTCTGGTCCATCAGCAGCGCGGCCACCGTGCTGCGACTGCGCGCGATCCGCTGCCAGGCGCGCTCGGGGTCGGCGTCGGCGCGCAGCGGGTCGGGGCCGAGCCGCGCGTGCACGGCGTCCTTCTCGGCGGGGGTGAGCAGCTCGCAGGTGGTCGGACCGCGCAGGTCGGCGTACCGCTCGTCGTTGGCCAGCCGCAGCCTGATCAGGCCGACCGGGTCGGGCGCGGGCGCGGGGCCGAAGGTGACCACGCCGTAGAGGCCGAGGTGGATGTGCAGCCAGGCCTCGTCGAACTCCAGGAAGAGGTGCTTGCCGTCGGCCTCGGCGCCGCGCAGCGTCTGCCCGTCGACCAGCTTCGCGCCCTCGGCGAACCGGCCCTGCGGACTGGCGACGGCGACCGGGCGGCCGCCGAAGGCCGCCCGGTGCTGGGCGGCGAGCCGGTGCAGGATGTGGCCTTCGGGCATGCGGAGCTCTCAGTTCTACGAAGTGCTGTGCTCTACGAAGTGCTGGGCGGCTCAGCGGGGCGGCTCAGTGGGGCGGCTCAACTGGGCGGACCGGCTGGGCGGCTCAGCGGACCGGCTGGCCGGCCAGCCGGGCGGCGATCACCCGGTCCAGCGCCTCGACGGTGGCGGTGACGTCCAGCTGCGAGTTGTCGATGATCGGCAGCCCGGAGTTGTACCAGCCCGCCATCCGGCCGTGGATCAGCGCCACCTCCTCGTCGCTGAGCCGACGCCGGCCGCTGCGCCGCGCGTTGCGGGCCAGCACGACGTCCAGCCCCGGCAGCAGCACCACGGGGATCATCCCGGGGCCGATGTGCCGCTTCCAGCCGCCCAGGCCGATCGCCGGGCGGTCGGGGAAGACGGCGTCGTCGATGACGCAGGAGATGCCGTTGGCCAGGTAGTTGCGGCAGGCGAAGCCGCAGGTGCGGCGGGCCAGCCGGTACTGGGCCTCGGAGGCGCTGTTCCAGCCGGACTGCGGGTCGGCGAAGCCGGACCGCACCCACTCGCGCACGTCGTCCAGGCTGATGTGCGCGGTCGGCGTGGGCCGGCGCTCGGCCCAGTGCCGGGCGACCGTGGTCTTGCCCGCGCCGGCCGGGCCGATCAGCAGCACCGCCAGCGGGCCGGTCTGCCGCTGCGGGGCGGCGGCCGGCAGTTGGACCGGGGCGCCGGTGGGCATCACGAAGTGCCCGGTACCGCCCGGTGGCACCGCGGCCCGCGGCGCGTCGACAGGCACCGGCACCGACACCGGCACCTGATGGACCGTCAGCGGCTGCTCGGGGGCCGGCGCGGGCGGAGGCGGCGGCGGGGGCAGCGCGGGGCGGTCCGGCACGGTGGGGTAGGGCTGCACGCTCTGCCGCGGCGGCGCCGGTGGCGGCGGCACCACCGGGCGTGGGGGCATCCCCCCGGCGTACTGCTGCGTCACGACACACCTCCCGCCGGGAGATTACACGGCGGTCCGGCCGAGAGCCCAGTTCGGGAGGCTCGCGGCCGGACCGGGGTGGGCACGGCGGCGGTCGGTTCAGCGGGTGGTGAGCTGCTCGGCGAGAGCGCGCAGGGCCAGCTCGTAGGACCCCAGCCCGAAACCGGCGATGGTGCCGGAGGCGATCGCGGCGATCACCGAGGTGTGCCGGAACTCCTCGCGCGCGTACGGGTTGGAGATGTGCACCTCGATCAGCGGCGCGGTGCGCTGGGCGGCCGCGTCGCGGATCGCGTACGAGTAGTGCGTGAAGGCGCCCGGGTTGATCACCACGGGGGTCTGCTCGTCGGCGGCCCAGTGCAACCACTCGATCATCTGCTGCTCGGAGTTGGTCTCCTTGACCTCCACCTCGAAGCCCAGCTCCCGGCCGAGCGCGGTGCAGCGCTCGACCAGGCCGGCGTAGGAGGTGGCCCCGTAGACGTCCGGCTCCCGGCTGCCGAGCCGGCCGAGGTTGGGGCCGTTGAGCACCAGCACCCGGCTCACGCGGACACCTCCGCGTAGGCCGCGACCAGCAGCGAGGGGTCCGGGCCCTCCAGCACGGCGGTCTTCGCCAGGCCGTCGAGCACGATGAAGCGCAGCAGGTCGCCGCGCGACTTCTTGTCGACCTTCATCGCGTCCAGCAGCTTGGGCCAGGCGTCCGCCCGGTAGCTCAGCGGCAGGCCGACCGAGGCCAGCACGGTGCGGTGCCGGTCGGCCGTGGCGTCGTCCAACCGTCCGGCCAGCCGGCCCAGTTCGGCGGCGAAGACCATGCCGACCGAGACGGCCGCGCCGTGCCGCCACTTGTAGCGCTCGTTGCGCTCGATCGCGTGCGCCAGGGTGTGGCCGTAGTTGAGGATCTCCCGCAGGCCCGACTCCTTGAGGTCACCGGAGACGACGTCCGCCTTGACCTGGATGGCCCGCCGGATCAGCTCCACGGTGTGCGGCCCGGCCGGGGTCCTGGCGCCCTCGGGGTCCGCCTCCACCAGGTCGAGGATGACCGGGTCGGCGATGAAGCCGCACTTGATCACCTCGGCCAGGCCCGAGACGTAGTCGTGCGTGGGCACGGTCTCCAGCGTCGCCAGGTCGGCCAGCACGCCGGTCGGCGGGTGGAAGGCGCCGACCAGGTTCTTGCCCTCGGCGATGTTGATGCCGGTCTTGCCGCCGACCGCGGCGTCCACCATGCCGAGCAACGTGGTGGGCAGCGCGATCCAGCGCACCCCGCGCAGCCAGCTGGCCGCCACGAAGCCCGCCAGGTCGGTGGTCGCCCCACCGCCCAGGCCGATGATCACATCGGAGCGGGTGAAGCCGGTCTGCCCGAGCACCGACCAGCAGTACGCGGCGACCTCGGCGCTCTTGGCGTCCTCGGCGTTCGGCACCTGGAGCACGATCGCCTCGTACCCCTGGGCGACCAGGTCCTCGCGGATCACGTCGCCGGTGGCCTCCAGCGCCTCCGGGTGGATGATCGCCACCCGCTTGGCCTGGTTGCCGATCAGCCCGCCCAGCTCCCCCAGCAGCTGGTGCCCGACCAGCACGTCGTAGGGGGCGTGGCCGGCCGAGCCGCCGACGTGGATGGTGACGGTGTCGGTGCTCATGCGTCCTCAACTCCAGGCCCGGACGTCAGGTCCAGGGATTCCAGTACGGCGTCGGCGACCTGCTCCGGGGTGAGCCCCTCGGTCGCGACCGTGGCGGCCGCCACCTCCAGGTAGAGCGGACGGCGGCGCTCCATCAGCTCGCGCCACTGCTGGCGCGGGTTGATGGCGAGCAGCGGGCGGGGGGCGTCCAGGCCGACCCGCTTGACCGCGTCGTGCAGCGCCACCTCCAGGAAGACCACCGGTCGCCCGGCCAGCAGCGCGCGGGTGGCGTCCGCCAGCACCGCGCCGCCGCCCAGCGCGAGCACGCCCTGGTGCTCGGCCAGCGCGGCGGCGACCGCCTGCGCCTCCAGGACGCGGAAGTGCGGCTCCCCGTCCTCGATGAAGATCTCCGGGATCGGCTTGCCGGCCCGCCGCTCGATGTCGGCGTCGGTGTCGCGGAAGTCGCAGCCCAGGCGCTCGGCGAGCAGCCGGCCGACGGTGCTCTTGCCGGCCCCGGGCGGACCGACCAGCACCGCGAGCGGCCCGGCCGGTGCGGTGCTGTCCGGTGCGGTGCTGGTCGGTGCGGCCGCGCTCATCGGACGATCAAGTGGTCGAGGTAGCCGCGCACGTTGCGGCGGGTCTCGCTCACGTGGTCGCCGCCGAACTTCTCGCTCACCGCGTCGGCCAGCACCAGCGCGACCATCGCCTCGGCGACGATCCCGGCGGCCGGCACGGCGCAGACGTCGGAGCGCTGGTGGTGCGCCTTGGCCTCCTCGCCGGTGCGCACGTCGACGGTGCGCAGCGCGCGCGGCACCGTGGCGATCGGCTTCATCGCGGCCCGCACCCGCAGCAGTTCGCCGGTGGAGAGCCCGCCCTCGGTGCCGCCGGAGCGGCCCGAGACCCGCCTGATGCCGTCCGCGGTCGGCACGATCTCGTCGTGCGCCTGCGAGCCGGGGACCCGGGCCAGCTCGAAGCCGTCACCGACCTCGACGCCCTTGATCGCCTGGATGCCCATCAGCGCGGCGGCCAGCCGCGCGTCCAGCCGCCGGTCCCAGTGCACGTGCGAGCCCAGGCCCACCGGGGCGCCGTAGGCCAGCACCTCGACCACGCCGCCCAGGGTGTCGCCGTCCTTGTGGGCCTGGTCGATCTCGGCGACCATCCGCGTCGAGGCCTCGGGGTCCAGGCAACGCACCGGGTCCTCGTCGAGGCGGGCCTCGTCGGACGGCAGCGGCAGCACGCCGGCCGGGGCCTTGGCGGCGCCCAGCTCGACCACGTGCGAGACGATCTCGATGCCGCAGGTCTCCTTCAGGAAGGAGCGGGCCACCACGCCGAGCGCGACCCGGGCGGCGGTCTCCCGGGCGCTGGCGCGCTCCAGGATCGGGCGGGCCTCGTCGATCGAGTACTTCTGCATGCCGGCCAGGTCGGCGTGGCCGGGGCGGGGCCGGGTCAGGGCCTCGTTGCGGGCCAGGCCCGCCAGGATCTCGGCGTCGACCGGGTCGGCCGACATGACCTGCGCCCACTTGGGCCACTCGGTGTTGCCGACCATGATCGCCACCGGGCTGCCCATGGTCTCGCCGTGCCGCACCCCGCCGAGGAAGGTCACCTCGTCCTGCTCGAACTTCATCCGCGCGCCGCGCCCGTAGCCGAGCCGGCGCCGGGCCAGGGCCTGCGCGACCGCCGCGGTGGTCACGGGCACGCCGGCGGGCAGGCCCTCCAGGGTGGCGACCAGGGCGGGGCCGTGCGACTCCCCCGCCGTGAGCCAGCGCAACGTACCCAACGGTGCTCCTTCGTCAGCGGTCCGGTCGCGGCGGGGCGGTGCCGCGGCCCGACCGGGCCTTGGTCTGCGACGTGATCCGACTTGATCAGTCCAGCCTCGGGCCTGCCTGGCAAGCCCTGCCCCGAATCCTTTCACGTCCGGGGAGCGCGACGGGCCCCGGTCCGGGGAGCGGACATCGACCTGGCCGGACTAATCAGGCAGAATGGTTGTTCGACTGCGGCACCGCAGCCACCGGACGAGACGCGCCGTACCCGGACCGACAAGACGACGCAGCCCGTTGGAGGGTGCCGTCATGGACGTCATGGAACAGGCCGTGCAGATCTTCGGCTCGATCCTCATCCTGATCCCGTTCGCGCTGGCCCAGTGGGGGCGCCTGGACGCGCGGGCCCGGGGCTATCTGCTGCTCAACCTCTGCGGCTCGGCGATCCTGGCCGTCCAGGCGGCGCTGACCGCGCAGTGGGGGTTCCTGCTGCTCGAAGGCGTCTGGGCGGTGGTCTCACTGACCGGGCTGATCGCCGTGCTGCGCGGCCGGGCGCCGCGCGCGGCGCACTGACCCGCCGCCGGTGCCTCAGGCACCATCCGCGAACGCCTCGCGAACGCCTCAGGCACCCGCCGCCAGCGCCGCCTCGCCCGCTGCCCGCATCGCGGCCAGCGGGCCCGGGGTGCGCCCGGTGAACCGCTCCCACTGCAGCACCGCCTGGTGCACCAGCAGGTCCAGCCCGCCGAGCACGGTCCCGCCGCGCTCGGCGCAGGCGGCCGCAAGCGCGGTCGGCCAGGGGTGGTAGAGCACGTCGAACAGGGCGCCCGGGGTGGCGGTCAGGCCCGCCGCGAAGGCGTCGGTGGCGCCGACCGGGGTGGTGGAGACGGTCAGCGGACCGGCCAGCGCCTCGGCCCCACGGGCCCAGTCGGCGGTGCGCACCGCCACGCCGAGCCGCTCGCCCAGCGCGCTCATCTCGCGGGCCCGCTCGGCACTGCGGACGTAGACCGTGACCTCGGCGGCGCCCAGCAGCGCCAGTGCGGCCAGCGCCGAGGAGGCCGTGGCCCCCGCGCCCAGCACGGCCGCCGCCGGCACCCGCTCGATGCCGCGCTCGCGCAGCGCCGCCACCAGGCCCGGCACATCGGTGTTGTCCCCGATCCGCCGCCCGTCGGGCGCGAGGAGGAGCGTGTTCACCGCGTCCACGGCCAGCGCGCTCGCGCTCACCTCGTCCAGCAGCGGGATCACCGCGCGCTTCAGCGGCATGGTCAGCGAGAAGCCCGCCCAGTCGCCCGGCCGGAGGTCGGCGAGGAAGCCGGGCAGCGCGGCCTCGGTCACCTCGAAGCGGCCGTACTCCCAGTCGTCCAGACCCAGCGCCCGGTAGGCCGCGTTGTGCAGCACCGGGGAGAGCGAGTGCGCGATCGGCGAGCCGAGCACGGCCGCGCGGTGGTGGATGGTCACGAGCCTGGTCACCTTTCCTGCCGGACAGAGCCGGTTTCCTCCCGGCCGGCGCCGGTTTCCTGCCGGCCGGCGCCGGACGCAGCCGGCGCAGCCGGACCAACCTACCGGCCGCGGCGCACCCGCTACTTGCAGGTGAGGTGCTCCGCGTCGAACCCCTGGCCGTGGTCGGTGCAGTACTCCTTGACGTTCTGCGAGTGCTCGTCCTTGGTGCTGGAGAACCGCGTCTCGGTCGGGCTCATCGCGATGAAGAAGATCCAGCCGCCCGGGGTCGGGTTGAGCACCGCCTGGATCGCGGCCTCGCCCGGGTTGGAGATCGGGGTCGGCGGCAGGCCCGGGTTGATGAAGGTGTTGTACTTGTTCGACGCGTCATTGATCTGCGCCGAGGTCAGGGTCTTGGAGCCCACCGAGTACTGCAGCGTGGTGTCCATGCCGAGCACGTGCTTGGTGAGGTCCTTGGTGAGAGGGCCGTTGAGCCGGTTGCTGATGACCCGGGCCATCTTGCCGAAGTCGGCGACGTTGTTGCCCTCCGCCTGCAGGATGCTCGCCTCGGTGATCACGTCGTAGGCGTTCTTCAGGCCGATCGTCGGGGCCGCGGAGTCCAGGTTGAGCTGGCTGTACTCGGTGAGCGCGTTGCTGACCATCTGCTTGAGCAGGTCCTCGGGCTTCATGCCCTGGGCGACCGAGTACTTGGTCGGCCACAGGAAGCCCTCCGGGTTGCCGTTCGCGTAGGACGGCAGGCCCAGGTTGGCCGCGTTCGCCTTCGCGGCGGCCGCGGCGGTGCCGGCGGCGAGCTTGAGCTTGGTGTCGATCATCGCGTAGATGTCCGACGCCTTCTTGCCCTCGGGGATGATCAGCGAGTCGCCACCGGCTTCGCTGATCATCAGCGCCACCGCGGCGTCCCCGGACATCTCCTTCTGCATGTCGTAGTAGCCCGGCTGGATCGGCTTGCCGGCCTTGGCGTAGGCGTTGTTGAAGGCGCCGGTGCTCTTGACCACGTCGGCGTTCTTCAGCACGACGGCCATGTCGCCGGCGGACGAGCCGTCCAGGATCTGGACCTGCACCTTGCCCGTGCCGTTGCCCTGGAAGTCGGCCGGCGGGGCGATGGCGTGCTTGTAGGCGCCGTAGCCCCAGTAACCCGCGCCGCCGAGGCCACCGAGCAGGACCAGGGCCACCACCAGGCAGGCGCCGCTGTTGCGCAGGCCCGACTTCTTTCCCTTGGCCTTGCGGTCGGCCTGGGCCTCCTGGCTGTCGTCCTCGCCGCCCAGGAAGGAGTCGTACTCCTCCTCGCCCTCGGCGTAGTCGCCCGCGGTGCCGTCGCCGTCCTCGTGGAACGCCTCGCCCTCGGCGTGCTCGCCGTCCTCGGTGAACTCGCCTTCCTCGGCGTAGTCGCCCTCGTGGAAGTCGCCCTCGTGGAAGTCGCCGTCCTCGGCGTACTGCTCGGCGGCGGGCCGATCGCCGGCCTCCAGCGCGGCGGCCTCGGCCTCCCAGTCGATCCCGTCAGGGCCGGGACCGGACGGCCGGGGGGCCGCCGGCGCGGGCTGAGCGGGCTGAGCGACCTGCTGGTGCGGGATCTGCTGTTGGGGGAACTGCTGGTGCGGGGCCTGCTGGTGCGGGATCTGCGGCTGCTGCGGCTGCATCTGCTGCGGCGCGAGGTGCGGCTGCTGGTGCATCGGCGGCACCTGCTGCTGCGGGAACGGCTGCTGGGGCTGCAGCTGTTGCGGCATCTGCTGCTGCGGCTGCATCTGCTGGGGGAACGACTGCTGCGGCGCCTGCTGCAGCGGCATCTGCTGCGGCATCTGCTGGGGGATCTGCTGCTGCGGGTAGCCACCCTGCTGCGGGTAGCCCTGCTGACCGACGTACCCGCCCTGCTGCTGGGGGTAGCCGCCCTGCTGCTGCGGGTACGGCTGGTAGACCTGCTGCTGCGGTTGCTGCTGAAGCTGCTGGTCCTGCTGCCACTGCTGCTGCTGCGCGTACGGATCCATCGGCACGTACGCCTGCTGCTGCCCGTACTGGTCCTGGCCCTGCACCGGGTACTGGTGCCCCTGCCCGTACGGCTCCTGCGGGGGGTACTCCTGCTCCCCGGGGACGGCGGCCTGCTGCTCACCGTAGCCGGGCTCGGCGTCGTGCCACGGCTGGGAGCCGTAGCCCCGACCCAGATCAGTCATCGATTCCCTTAGGCCGACGGAGACGGACGGTTGATCGGACCGACCGTCCGGGACGGCGTCCCGGCGGTGCCTCGAACCGGCGTGCTAGCGCAGCGCCTGAGGGGAGACGTTACCGTACCGCACGGTACCCCTCAGGCCCTCCTCCTCGCGCTGCGTACCCGCAACGGCCCGCCTCAGTGCCCGCTCGGTGCGGGCGAGCCAGTGGGCGAACCACTGGGCGAGGCACCGTGCTTGGCCTGGTAGGCGTTGAACTCGTCGACGTTCTTGCGCTGCTGCTGCTCACTGTCGGTGAACCTGGTGTCGCCGGGTCGTACTGTGACGAAGTAGATCCAGTCCCCCGCCGCCGGCTCCAGCGCCGCGTGCAGCGCGTCGGGCCCGGGGTTGTCGATCGGGGTCGGCGGCAGGCCCGGGGCCCGGTAGGTGTTGAAGGGCGAGTCCAGCTGGGTGTCGGTGACCGAGGTGTGCAGCGTGGTGCGGCCCAGCGCGTAGTTGATGGTCGAGTCCAGTTGCAGCGGCATGGCGCGGGCCAGCCGGTTGTAGATCACCCGGGCCACCTTGGCCATGTCGTCCGGGTTGTCCGACTCCCCCTGGACCAGGCTGGCCACCACCAGGGCCTGATAGGGCGTCAGCCCACCGGTCATCGGGTGGTCGAGGCCGGCGTCCGAGTAGGCGCCGGTGCCGCGCTTGACCATCTCCTGGAGCAGCCCGAGCGCGGTGGTGTCCTTCGTCACCGTGTAGGTGGAGGGGAAGAGCAGGCCCTCGATGTTGCCGCCCGCGTAGTCGGGCAGGCCCAGCTCGGCCAGGTGCTGCTTGGCGATCTGCTCGGTGCTGCCGGCCGGCAGGCCGAGCCGCTGGTCGACGGCCGGATACACCTGGCTGGCCCGACGGCCCTCCGGGATGGTCAGCGCGTTGGCGTTGGCCGGGTTGTCGAGCACGCCCAGCGCGGCCTGCGAGGACATCCGGTGCTTGAGCGCGTAGGTGCCGGGCTGGATCCGGGTGCTGCCGACCCCGGTGCCGGCGGCGTCCACGAAGCCTTCGACACTGGCCACCACCTGGTTCGCCTGCAGCAGCCGGCCGATGGTGGTCAGGGTGGCGCCCTGCGGCACGGAGATCTCCACCACGGCGCCGCTGCCGGCGCCGGCGAAGTCGGCCGGCCTGGTCGGGCCGGAGCGCGTGAAGAACGCGCGGGCGGTCAGCAGCGCGCCCCCGACGAGCAGCACGAGCAGCAGCAGGGTCAGACCGCAGGCCAGCCTGGTGCGGTCGGGCCGGGTCGGCGGCGGCTCGTCCTCGCCGCCGGGCTCGGCCTGCGGGTCGAGGTCGGCCGCGAGGTCGGCCGCGGTCGCGTGCCACGAGGTCGGTGCGGCGGGCGCCCCGGCATCTGCGCCGGAGGGCAGCGGCTGCGGCTGCGGCTCCTGCGGCGGGGCACCGAGGTGGCCCGGCGTCAGGCCGGGCATCGCGTCCTGGTCCATCGCGTCAGCCCCTGGTGTCAGCCCCGCCCGGTCAGCGATGGGGCCCGTCCGGACGCGTCCGGACGGGCCCCTGATCAGACATTAGGACCGGCTGATCAGCTGGTCGGCGCGACACTCTCGCCGGGTGCCCGGCCACTCACCCGTTCGGTCTCCAGCGCGCTCTGCAGGATCACCACGGCGGCGGCCTGGTCGATCGCCGCGCGGCCCTTCTTGGCCTTCACGCCGGAGGCGCGCATGCCCTGGGCCGCGGTGACGGTGGTCATCCGCTCGTCGACCAGCCGCACCGGCACCGGCGCGAGCAGCGCGGCGAGCCGGCCCGCGTAGCCGCGGACCTTCTCGGCCGCGGGGCCCTCCTTGCCGTTGAGCGAGCGCGGCAGGCCGACCACCACCTCGATCGCGTCGTACTCCTCCACGATCGCCTTGAGCCGGGCCTGGGAGCGCCCCCCGGCGGGGACCGTCTCCACGGGCGTGGCGATCAGCCCGTCGGGGTCGCAGGAGGCGACCCCGATCCGGGCGTCGCCGACGTCGACGGCGATCCGCCGGCCCCGGCGCCAGGGCGTGGGCTCCTCGGCCCCGGACGAGGGCGGCAGCTGCTGCTCCATCAGACGGCGCGCTCGGTGACCAGGGCGCGCACGGCCTCGATCGCCTCGCCGACGGCGGCCGGGTTGCTGCCACCGCCCTGGGCCACGTCGTCCTTGCCGCCACCGCCGCCGCCGAGGGTCTTGGCGGCGGTGCGCACCAGCTCACCGGCCTTGACGCCGCGGGCGCGGGCGTCCTCGTTGGTGGCGATCACGGTGAGCGGACGGTCGTTCACCACGGTGAAGGCG
Coding sequences within:
- a CDS encoding NADP-dependent oxidoreductase, whose translation is MRKVRFHRYGGAEVLRLDEVAAPVPGAGEILVRTEAVGVSLMLLKQLRGAGQPPLPGSPGGGFVGRIAALGAGVTGYRVGERVGGVAAEAYAEQLLASPLTLTPVPEKVSAADALGVVHGGLVALAALRVGGPVAGASVLVTNAAGGVGHLAVQLAKELGAERVVAAAGSPAKAAFLRELGADEVVGYQDADWGAPVDLVLEGVGGEVLTRAHAALAPFGRLVALAGHGGTLDAGAVLGSMTTVTGLSMGQLARHRPELVEEVRAQLWQLLAAGRLRPVSTVLPLERAAQAAALLERRANLGKVVLGVAP
- a CDS encoding MarR family winged helix-turn-helix transcriptional regulator, which encodes MTETPFSDLQTLPSWQLGRAGALAHRLVAGALAEEGCRMGHHAVLCAVAEFGPVAQAELARRVRIDPKDMVGVLRELGAKGLVLREKDPRDARKNAISLSPTGARLLTRLAALGARANAELLAPLAPAEREQLLALVARLIEDRA
- a CDS encoding MFS transporter, with translation MAQLRRPPGGRDARIMLLAQGLDRAGTGLWAAASVLYFTYVSHLDAQRVGLLLGLAAVAGIAGSPIAGRLAGRFPVRGLLIGSHLLRLGTMGLMLVAHGFAALLPVVALTCLAERAAKTLEMLFATRVAGEQRGTYQALFRTVANAGYAVGAGLAAIGLAVGTLDAYRALILANALSYALAAALIRRTREPSGPERVVARSEDEGTDDPSPGPSPWRDRGYLLFVLLDIPMCLDDSVLNVGLPLWLVHHTSAPHAFVPAFLVVNTVLVVALQLRVSARTEGPRRAAGAVGLLGVTMLACCAAPAFGSGGGTWTAVAALLVAAVLVTLAELMRSVSSWELAVSLAPARARASYLGVAGMSQSIQKSAGPPLLTGAVLAAGPAGWLVLGTAVAGLSLVQRRACLRRLAALEPAPAGAAAAVPTPAAALS
- a CDS encoding Fpg/Nei family DNA glycosylase yields the protein MPEGHILHRLAAQHRAAFGGRPVAVASPQGRFAEGAKLVDGQTLRGAEADGKHLFLEFDEAWLHIHLGLYGVVTFGPAPAPDPVGLIRLRLANDERYADLRGPTTCELLTPAEKDAVHARLGPDPLRADADPERAWQRIARSRSTVAALLMDQKVLAGVGNVYRAEVLFRHGIDPHRAGREVSRTQWQLIWRDLVELMREGAEVGRIDTVRPEHTPEAMGRAPRVDDHGGEVYVYRRAGQACLVCGTEVRTEAHAARNLFWCPRCQRS
- a CDS encoding AAA family ATPase is translated as MTQQYAGGMPPRPVVPPPPAPPRQSVQPYPTVPDRPALPPPPPPPAPAPEQPLTVHQVPVSVPVPVDAPRAAVPPGGTGHFVMPTGAPVQLPAAAPQRQTGPLAVLLIGPAGAGKTTVARHWAERRPTPTAHISLDDVREWVRSGFADPQSGWNSASEAQYRLARRTCGFACRNYLANGISCVIDDAVFPDRPAIGLGGWKRHIGPGMIPVVLLPGLDVVLARNARRSGRRRLSDEEVALIHGRMAGWYNSGLPIIDNSQLDVTATVEALDRVIAARLAGQPVR
- the aroQ gene encoding type II 3-dehydroquinate dehydratase — protein: MSRVLVLNGPNLGRLGSREPDVYGATSYAGLVERCTALGRELGFEVEVKETNSEQQMIEWLHWAADEQTPVVINPGAFTHYSYAIRDAAAQRTAPLIEVHISNPYAREEFRHTSVIAAIASGTIAGFGLGSYELALRALAEQLTTR
- the aroB gene encoding 3-dehydroquinate synthase, which encodes MSTDTVTIHVGGSAGHAPYDVLVGHQLLGELGGLIGNQAKRVAIIHPEALEATGDVIREDLVAQGYEAIVLQVPNAEDAKSAEVAAYCWSVLGQTGFTRSDVIIGLGGGATTDLAGFVAASWLRGVRWIALPTTLLGMVDAAVGGKTGINIAEGKNLVGAFHPPTGVLADLATLETVPTHDYVSGLAEVIKCGFIADPVILDLVEADPEGARTPAGPHTVELIRRAIQVKADVVSGDLKESGLREILNYGHTLAHAIERNERYKWRHGAAVSVGMVFAAELGRLAGRLDDATADRHRTVLASVGLPLSYRADAWPKLLDAMKVDKKSRGDLLRFIVLDGLAKTAVLEGPDPSLLVAAYAEVSA